A segment of the Deltaproteobacteria bacterium genome:
GTCGACCTGGTGCAGACCGGCCAGATCTGGCTGCACTTGACGGCTTCGGTCCAGCGCCTGGTGCTCGGTTGGACGCTGGGTACCCTGACCGGCCTGCTGATGGGCTTCGCCGCCGGCCTGTTTTCCCTTGCCCGAGCCGGCATCGTCCCGTTCGTCGCCGCCATCTTTCCGATTCCCAAGATCGCCCTGTTGCCCTTGTTCATCATCTGGTTCGGCATCGGCGAGGAATCCAAGGTGGCGACCATCTTCTTCGGCACGTTTTTCCCCACCGTCATCTCGGTCTACGGCGGCGTCGACAACGTCGACCGCACGCTGGTCCGCATGGGGCAGTCGTTCGACCTCACCTGGTTCTCCATCGTGCGCAAGATCATCCTTCCCGGCGCCATGCCGGCGATCCTGTCCGGCTTCCGCATCTCCACGTCCATCGCCATCATCCTGCTGGTGGCCGCCGAGATGATCGGCGCGGAGTTCGGCGTGGGCGCCTACATCCTGCTGGCCGGCAACCTCATGGCCACCGACGAGCTCATCGCCGGGGCCGCGGTGCTGTCCGTCATGGGCCTGACCGTGAGCTGGCTCATCGGCAAGGCGGAGAAGACCATACTGCGATGGCGGTAGTGTCGTGTCCCGTAAATACCTGGGATAAGTTGCGCAGGATTTTCGTCGT
Coding sequences within it:
- a CDS encoding ABC transporter permease; this encodes MSDDTGGSPVPYRGGGFKPRPVGVVGPLVFAGLIGLWEIASRAGWISEILVPAPSLAFAALVDLVQTGQIWLHLTASVQRLVLGWTLGTLTGLLMGFAAGLFSLARAGIVPFVAAIFPIPKIALLPLFIIWFGIGEESKVATIFFGTFFPTVISVYGGVDNVDRTLVRMGQSFDLTWFSIVRKIILPGAMPAILSGFRISTSIAIILLVAAEMIGAEFGVGAYILLAGNLMATDELIAGAAVLSVMGLTVSWLIGKAEKTILRWR